One window from the genome of Cucumis melo cultivar AY chromosome 12, USDA_Cmelo_AY_1.0, whole genome shotgun sequence encodes:
- the LOC103486555 gene encoding dormancy-associated protein 1-like isoform X2 — MLEKFWDDVVAGPHPDRGLGRLRRIATGITDAEGGRKYQRSLSMPTSPETPSSPASPRAADNVWRSVFNPGSNLATKTIGSNVFDKPQPNSPSVYDWLYSEGTKSEHR, encoded by the exons ATGCTCGAAAAGTTTTGGGATGATGTTGTGGCTGGACCTCATCCAGATCGTGGCCTTGGACGATTAAGGCGAATCGCCACTGGCATCACAG ATGCGGAAGGAGGAAGAAAGTATCAAAGATCGTTGTCGATGCCAACAAGCCCTGAAACGCCATCGTCTCCAGCATCACCCCGTGCAGCTGACAATGTGTGGAGGAGTGTGTTTAATCCTGGTAGCAATCTGGCTACCAAGACCATCGGCTCCAATGTCTTTGATAAACCTCAACCTAATTCCCCCAGCGTTTATGACTG GCTTTATAGTGAAGGCACCAAGAGCGAACACCGTTGA
- the LOC103486533 gene encoding mitochondrial arginine transporter BAC1, giving the protein MGDTSSYKDYVAGLIAGVATVVTGHPFDTVKVKLQKHNTESRGITYRGGLHCTARILKTDGVRGLYRGATSSFIGVSFESSLLFGIYSRTKHSLQGSDQNGRPRPQVVIPSAAYGGAIISFILCPSELVKCRMQVQGTDSLVPVSSRYSGPVDCALKTIKTEGATGLFRGGFTTFLRESIGNAVFFSVYENVRYYMHSHLHSTSNSNVHGNLMDMGIGILTGGLGGVGFWLAVLPLDVAKTVIQTSADKNATRNPFLVLRSIYRNAGIKGCYTGLGPTILRAFPANAAAIVCWELAMKVLGIPRD; this is encoded by the exons ATGGGGGACACTTCCAGTTACAAAGATTACGTCGCCGGTCTGATTGCCGGCGTTGCCACTGTCGTTACCGGCCACCCTTTTGACACCGTTAAG GTAAAGCTTCAAAAGCATAATACCGAGTCACGGGGGATTACATATCGTGGTGGTCTGCATTGCACTGCTAGGATACTGAAGACTGATGGG GTGAGAGGACTTTACCGAGGGGCAACATCATCTTTCATTGGAGTGTCTTTTGAGAGTTCCCTTCTTTTCGGAATATATTCCCGGACTAAACATTCATTGCAG GGAAGCGACCAAAATGGTAGGCCAAGGCCACAAGTAGTAATTCCTTCGGCAGCTTATGGTGGAGCTATTATCAGCTTTATATTATGTCCTTCTGAGTTGGTGAAG TGTAGGATGCAAGTTCAAGGTACTGATTCTCTTGTTCCAGTTTCAAGTAGATACAGTGGTCCAGTCGATTGTGCCCTTAAAACTATAAAAACAGAAGGG GCTACTGGTCTTTTCCGCGGAGGTTTTACAACATTTTTAAGGGAATCAATTGGAAATGCTGTATTCTTTAGCGTTTACGAGAATGTTCGCTATTACATGCATTCACACTTACATTCTACTTCAAATTCAAATGTCCATGGCAACTTAATGGACATGGGCATTGGGATTTTGACTGGTGGCCTTGGTGGTGTGGGT TTCTGGTTAGCTGTTTTGCCCCTGGATGTTGCAAAAACTGTAATCCAGACGTCTGCAGACAAAAACGCCACCAGAAATCCGTTTCTAGTTTTGAGATCG ATATATCGAAACGCTGGGATTAAAGGATGTTATACAGGATTAGGTCCAACAATACTTCGTGCATTTCCTGCCAATGCAGCAGCAATTGTCTGCTGGGAGCTAGCAATGAAAGTTCTCGGTATCCCCCGAGATTAG
- the LOC103486524 gene encoding dof zinc finger protein DOF1.4-like: protein MLGNCEKMVLISSSPNQWPQMMKNNNHPTSLDHDHQKGLNLIGSSSGIIMDNNNKQQDQKTQQKQQQQHQQEPLRCPRCDSSNTKFCYYNNYSLSQPRHFCKACKRYWTRGGTLRNVPVGGGCRKNKRLKRPTIASTTTTVTHSSSSPAPTAPDSTSSSSTSCNTNPLHNIFYGSTSDLNLPFSGYDHHHHNHLQTHLNALGLGFSSPNIDHRDFNLNGFNSSSLLSGYSSLFGSNNNNPSSNSTSISSLLASKFDPNLFGNLASSQPFDDHVMGSNGGDQLGLNVKDVKLEDGMKRLNWEDDDHQQQNHQTDNEIVAQSNDDHHNSLFANNWTSQNWHHDPPNLASSITSSLI from the exons atgctGGGAAACTGTGAGAAAATGGTTCTCATTTCTTCATCTCCTAATCAATGGCCTCAA ATGATGAAGAATAATAATCATCCAACAAGTTTAGATCATGATCATCAAAAGGGTTTGAATCTTATAGGCTCATCTTCTGGAATAATAATGgacaacaacaacaaacaacaagatcaaaagactcaacaaaaacaacaacaacaacatcaaCAAGAACCACTTAGATGTCCTCGTTGTGATTCATCGAACACCAAATTTTGTTACTACAACAACTACAGCTTGTCTCAGCCTCGCCACTTTTGCAAGGCTTGTAAACGTTATTGGACTCGTGGTGGCACCTTAAGGAACGTCCCCGTTGGTGGCGGTTGCCGGAAAAACAAGCGTCTCAAAAGACCTACTATTGCCTCTACCACCACCACTGTTACTCATTCGTCATCCTCCCCGGCCCCGACTGCCCCGGATTCGACTTCCTCGTCTTCGACTTCTTGTAACACTAACCCActtcataatatcttttatggCTCCACTTCTGATCTCAACCTTCCATTTTCCGGGTACGATCATCATCATCACAATCATCTTCAGACTCATTTAAATGCTCTTGGGTTAGGGTTTTCTTCTCCTAATATTGATCATAGGGACTTTAATCTTAATGGGTTCAATTCAAGTTCACTCCTTTCAGGTTATTCTAGTTTATTTGGTAGTAATAACAATAACCCATCTTCTAATTCAACCTCTATTTCTTCGTTACTTGCTTCTAAGTTTGATCCAAATCTTTTCGGAAATTTAGCTTCTTCTCAACCGTTTGATGATCATGTGATGGGATCCAACGGTGGAGATCAACTAGGGTTGAATGTCAAAGATGTGAAATTGGAAGATGGGATGAAGAGGTTAAATTGGGAGGATGATGATCATCAACAACAAAATCATCAGACAGATAATGAAATTGTTGCTCAATCTAATGATGATCATCACAATTCTCTTTTTGCTAATAATTGGACCTCTCAAAATTGGCATCATGATCCTCCAAATCTTGCTTCTTCTATCACTTCTTCCCTCATCTAG
- the LOC103486555 gene encoding dormancy-associated protein 1-like isoform X1 produces MLEKFWDDVVAGPHPDRGLGRLRRIATGITGNNVLQNMHVYTHIQKYPCHLIIWGLDAEGGRKYQRSLSMPTSPETPSSPASPRAADNVWRSVFNPGSNLATKTIGSNVFDKPQPNSPSVYDWLYSEGTKSEHR; encoded by the exons ATGCTCGAAAAGTTTTGGGATGATGTTGTGGCTGGACCTCATCCAGATCGTGGCCTTGGACGATTAAGGCGAATCGCCACTGGCATCACAGGTAACAATGTGCTCCAAAACATGCACGTGTACACACACATACAAAAG TATCCATGCCATTTGATCATTTGGGGTCTAGATGCGGAAGGAGGAAGAAAGTATCAAAGATCGTTGTCGATGCCAACAAGCCCTGAAACGCCATCGTCTCCAGCATCACCCCGTGCAGCTGACAATGTGTGGAGGAGTGTGTTTAATCCTGGTAGCAATCTGGCTACCAAGACCATCGGCTCCAATGTCTTTGATAAACCTCAACCTAATTCCCCCAGCGTTTATGACTG GCTTTATAGTGAAGGCACCAAGAGCGAACACCGTTGA
- the LOC103486540 gene encoding squamosa promoter-binding-like protein 3 — MATGKADGKRRLNYYEMEEEDEEDEEEEEEEDEDEEQEIDGGGLGFSGDFNKKKKVLTSGGSSNKKSGSGFGTGPPAAAPPPCQADNCNADLSGSKRYHRRHKVCEFHAKAPAVAVAGIDQRFCQQCSRFHGLQEFDDTKRSCRKRLAGHNQRRRKSSSDLHGESST, encoded by the exons ATGGCGACTGGAAAAGCTGATGGAAAAAGGAGGCTAAATTATTACGAaatggaggaagaagatgaagaagatgaagaagaagaagaagaagaagatgaagatgaggaACAAGAAATCGATGGAGGAGGATTAGGGTTTTCAGGGGattttaataagaaaaagaaagttttgACTTCTGGGGGTTCTTCTAATAAAAAATCGGGATCTGGGTTCGGTACTGGACCTCCTGCGGCCGCCCCACCGCCGTGTCAGGCCGATAATTGCAATGCCGATCTGTCTGGTTCTAAGCGGTACCATCGCCGTCATAAGGTCTGTGAGTTTCATGCTAAAGCTCCGGCGGTTGCTGTGGCCGGAATCGACCAACGGTTCTGTCAACAATGTAGCAG ATTTCATGGGCTACAAGAGTTTGATGATACAAAAAGGAGTTGTCGGAAGCGGTTGGCCGGACACAACCAGCGGCGGCGGAAGAGCTCGTCGGATCTCCATGGCGAAAGCTCAACCTAG